The genomic region CATGCGAATTGGCCAACCTGTTGGCGGCGCCAACGAAATGGAGAACCTCGTGCGTGGCACCCACGAAAAGGTGTGGTCAAAGTACATGTTGCAGAAACCTTACCTCACATACATTGGCTATGTTGGGAGGCATGAGACACTTGGGAAGGGATCCAAGACCATTATAAAAGAGTTGTGGGGAGGAGACCTCATGCACGGTTGAATTGAAGGGAACATatggttaaaaaaaaatttgtataagTGGTAAAAGGAAGGTAGGAGAAGTTGGTAGTgctgaaaaagaaattttaataTGAGTGGGGGAGGGGTAACGCAAAGGAGAACTTGAACCGGTTGGACGAACATCATATAGCGGAACATTTATTCCATAAGGTTAGTTTACGTCATTAAGTTGATAGTTGTCGTTAGCGATTATTCGACATAATTTTTTCCAcgtttaaaaatttttgtaacGTATTTTGAATTATTGTATTTCTTGCTACCTTCTGTTGCAGCCGACACATGTCCTTACTCCTAATGGCACGCTCGTCGATGTTTTCATGGTGGATCCTGCAGATCCAAGCATGGAAATTAGGCGGCAGAGGCTTGATCCTTATCTGAGACGCACGGGATTTTACCACGCTTCTTTGATCAAGCGCTTTGAGTATGACAATCCACTTATTAGTGCCTTCGTTGAACGATGGTGACCGGAGACACACACCTTTCACCTCCCTTGGGGCGAGTGTACGATAACCCTGGAGGATGTAGCAATGCAGTTAGGGTTACCTGTTGATGGTCAGCCCGTTAGTGGTACTTTGAGATCATGGAGCAAGTTTCACCAAAGAGATATTTGGGAATGGTGTCATGAACTTCTAGGTGAGGTTCTCGCCGGCCACGTAGGGACAACAAAGTTCAACATAAAGCTGAAGTGGCTCAGAACTCGTCTTCAGCAGATGCCACTTGACTTAGAAGATAATGGCCTCATGCAGTACACACGGTGTTACATACTTTACTTGTTGGGAGGAGTGCTTCTTCCAGACAAGGCGAACAACACGGTGCATGTTCGATATCTGCCGTTATTGGGTGACTATGATGCCATCTGCACCTACAGTTGGGGGAGCGCCGTCCTCTATTGGTTATATCGTGCTATGTGCTTAGCAACAGACACAAGTGTTGAGGGTATGGCTGGTTGTCATACGTTGCTCATGTCGTGGATATACTACAGATTACCTTTCTTCGCACCGAATGTCACGACAGCGTATAGTTTTCCTTTAGCCACGAGGTATGGTATATGTCTTCCCACTTTGTGACTTTTATCAGATATCCTTTGCTGttggaagtttttttttttttaattttctccttgTCGAACAGGTGGGCAGGCAAAAAAGGACAAAATGACTATGCTGAGCAGCGCTTATTAAGACACCGTCTAAGGTTGGACAATCTGCAGGTGGATGAGGTTGGTGCTGGTTGTTATTAATGTGTTACCAATAACTGTGTATATGCCTTTAGTGACTGGGTTTCTTTCATGTGTAGTTTGTTTGGCAACCGTACATGGACCCCCAGATTCTCTATAGAGTTCCGGCTGATTTCCTTGGCCACCCACATGGAGACTTTTATACGGCCGTTGTGCCTCTCATATTTTTCAGGTGGATTGAGATCCTAAATGTTGACCGAGTGTTGCGTCAATTTGAGGGAAAGCAAGGACCTCCAAACCCTCTTCTTAATATTGATACCTTCCATCTACAGTCGGCCCGCAATGATGACGGATGGTGGCCGGTTAGACTATCTGAGTGGTTTGAGATATGGGCAAACCGGCAAAGTGATGCATATAGGCTGCGCATTGATCGTGCAGATACATTGCGTCCCAGTCAAAAGTAAAATGCAAGGAATACCTGGGACGAAAGCTTGCAGCGCATTGAAGTATCTGCGCAGCTGGTCATACGACTCGTCCCAATCACTATAGATCCTTGCGATTGCCTTCTGCTTTGCGTGCCAAACCTTCTTGTAAGACACCTTGTACCCGTACGCTGACTCTACCGATCCTTGCAACACCTTTACACAAATAGTCACATCAGCATGCACCATGGGAAATATGTGCTGGCATATCACATTGCTATCTAGTTGAGCATGGTCTTGAGACATCAAACTTGCCAAGCAACTATGAGGCCCTTCATATTTTCAAATTTCCCAAAATCTGGAAGACCTTGTCTTCGCAACCCGTACCATCCAACGACATTGATCACCGAACTGCATGCATCGACATACATACCTCCTTTGGTCTGACTCTACGACCTTATACTCTGCACTCCTACGGATGTTGTAGTTTTTGACTGCCAGCATCGCTATTTCCCGGTTCAAAAACTTTAACCAAATCTCGAGCTCCATCTCGCCTGAGAGAGGGTAGCTACTAGGTCTGTCCTCTGCGTTACTCGAATGCATTGCTCCAAGATTTAGGGACAGGTAGTGTGCAGGTGTGCTGGAGGATACACCTCCACCTACCGGTTCGACAGGTGTTGGAGGAACAGAGTCGCCATGCAGAGGTTGCGTTTCCAGAACGGCTTCTGCCTCATCACCACTGAATTCTTCAATGTCATCCTCGTCAGAACTTTCAGGGATGCCAACATCGGGATGCCTATCGAACCCAAGTAAGGTTGAAGTGGAGGGGCGTGCTTCACGAAGATTTGCATTCTGTTCCCGCACAACAAACGCATTGAAGCTTGGACTACGGGCCCTACTTGTATCCGGACCCGGTACAAAATCAGCCACTCCCAGATTTCTCACACCATCCACATTATTGGAACTGGACGAGCTTCCGCCAATATCATAAATATTCAGACAAAACTCCAACGAATATATGGTACCTATGCTGCGATGATAAGAGAACATCATTGACACCTGCTGATCAGATTTTATCTGCATTTTTTGATATGCAAACGAGTTAGCCACTGCAACCGGCATCCTGTAGGTCAACTTCGTGATTTCTTTTTTTCCAACCATTCCGGTATGAACCAGAATTAGATTCTTCAGATCTTGTAACGATGTCTGTGGTGGGATCATTATCCATAATGGATCATCGCAAACGAATGTAATACCTTCTGCTGTATGAGAAATTTCTccattgggatatataattaaaTACACGTTTTCCGAAGCCATACACAAAACAACCCAATCTGAATacccaaaaaaattttaagagagaaagaaGCTTGTGAACTTGAGAGAGAATGTTGGAGAGTTGCAAGAGAGTGGATACAGAATGGCTTCTTCTGTGGTTGATCCAACAACGTTTATATAGGCAAACCACGATCGCATTTCGTGACCCGTGCACCAGAAGTGGCCAAACTCGCGTCCGCTGCAGTTGAGTTGGGGCCAACTCGTGGCCGCCGACCCAGATGTGCCCCATTTCGCAGGTGACAGGCACTAAATGGGACCTGCACCATTTAGTGGCCGCCGCTATTGAGTTGGAACCTGCTGCTGCTTTTTCCATTTCACAGGCGCTCCACCAGAAATGAAGAGGAAACCCATTTCGTGGGCGGCGGCCAAGACATGGACATGCGTATTTCCGTAACGTTTTCCTGCCGTGCATATTTTGGGAATTAAAATTTTTACCATgcttaattatataaaaaagccTGTACTTTTTGGTTACTAGGTCACTCACATTCACTCATATGGGGGACATTTTTTGTAATTATTCATTGGTTTAATTAGAGCAATaccaacaaatattttttttttgttaatactTTTTCAATACTCTAAATTTTAAGTACTAagatttaaattctaaattctaattttaatttaatagtataaaaataaaatattgattaATATTGATAAAGAATAAATTATTCTATTAGTCCTTAACGTTTTGACTAaagtttaattttatctttaacgttgaaaatattttatttttattcaaaatattttatttcatccTATTTTAATCTTctgatcaaaattaaaattttttttccaaaaatacaattttttctctagtgtttttttttcttttattattctgtcatttttattttcaaattactaCAACAACTATTATGACCACTACAATTACGTCTTTCgttatctaaaaaaaattatatattggaGAAAAGGatattttagaaagaaaaaatttaattttaaccagaaatttaaaatagaacaaaatcaaatatttgaaacaaaaataaaacgttTCAAAtattaaagaaataaaattagaaCTTAATCTAAatattaagaattaaaataatactttattNNNNNNNNNNNNNNNNNNNNNNNNNNNNNNNNNNNNNNNNNNNNNNNNNNNNNNNNNNNNNNNNNNNNNNNNNNNNNNNNNNNNNNNNNNNNNNNNNNNNNNNNNNNNNNNaatgaaaaaaataaaatttttgttaaaagatatttttgtaaaaaataatttattttttcttgaaaaatggataaagttaacattagttaacacaaaacatttaaaatggattaaagaaaaggttttttaaaGGGTTAActacgattttggtctctaaagtaggggctgaaaatttatttcgtccccaactttttttcgctacaaaatggtcccaaagGTTTAACTAAGTcttaaaatcgtccttcggacGAAAATACCCTTCCCGCTTCTTCCCAAAATCAACCAACGTCAACCAGAAACAAAACAGAAGCCCAAGCTAAACCaaaacccaccaccaccaccaccattatcaccatggtcgtcatcatcatcatcatcatcagaacttCTCCAAAACCCAACCAAAATCAACCAGAAGCAGAACAGAAATCCAAGCTGAACCAAAActcaccaccactaccaccattatcatcatggtcatcatcatcgTCACCAGAAGAACAATAATGGAATCATAagaagaaatataagaagaagaacaaaaattataaTGATAATGGAATCATAAGAAGAACAACAAAACTCAAAACCCACCACCACCCAGAACTCAAAAAATCAGAACTCAGAAAACCAGAACAATCAAAACTCAGAATCATcaacaaaattcaaaactaaaattcTTCCTCTTTCATTAACAAAACTTATatgtaattataataataaaaatttccaaattcatcttcaattacaaaaataaaaaatccataaATATAATTATCAAAACAAAGGACGAGACGAGGTGCAACGGCAAAGAAGAGGTGCGGCGAGACGAGGTGTGACGGCAAGGAGGAGGTGCGGCGAGACGAGGGCGACGGCGAGGCGACGATGATGGTGAAGGCGAGGCGATGACGTCGGCGAGGACGAGGAGCAACGACGTCCACCCTCACGGTGAGATCCAGCGGCGAGGACTGAACGATGAGGAGCAGGAGCGGCGGTGGCGAGGAGCGGCGGCAGTGGCCCTTCTCCTTCCCCTTCCCTTCCCTTGCCTCTCTTCTCGCTGAATCAAAACCCAACCCCTCTCCAGTTGATACCCTCCTCCTTTCCCTTAACCcatgtttcttttctttctttttttttattttttatttttttagttaagggtatttttggaataaaaataaaaaatttggtaaaaaggacgattttaaaatttagttaaacCTTCGAaaccattttgtagcgaaaaaaaggtcggggacgaaataaattttcagcccctaccttaaggaccaaaatcgtacttaaccctttttTAAAAGTTaatgtacattttataaatagaggAGAGAGAAATGTCATTTTAATATCTCTCAGGAGATGAGAGTAAAATTTTCTCTATTCAAAATTTATAGATCAATCTCTCCTATGAAATTACACAATTTAAATCATTAAAAAACAATCAACAATAAAGGTAATT from Arachis ipaensis cultivar K30076 chromosome B02, Araip1.1, whole genome shotgun sequence harbors:
- the LOC107627016 gene encoding uncharacterized protein LOC107627016, with the translated sequence MASENVYLIIYPNGEISHTAEGITFVCDDPLWIMIPPQTSLQDLKNLILVHTGMVGKKEITKLTYRMPVAVANSFAYQKMQIKSDQQVSMMFSYHRSIGTIYSLEFCLNIYDIGGSSSSSNNVDGVRNLGVADFVPGPDTSRARSPSFNAFVVREQNANLREARPSTSTLLGFDRHPDVGIPESSDEDDIEEFSGDEAEAVLETQPLHGDSVPPTPVEPVGGGVSSSTPAHYLSLNLGAMHSSNAEDRPSSYPLSGEMELEIWLKFLNREIAMLAVKNYNIRRSAEYKVVESDQRRYVCRCMQFGDQCRWMVRVAKTRSSRFWEI
- the LOC110269192 gene encoding protein MAIN-LIKE 1-like, giving the protein MQLGLPVDGQPVSGTLRSWSKFHQRDIWEWCHELLGEVLAGHVGTTKFNIKLKWLRTRLQQMPLDLEDNGLMQYTRCYILYLLGGVLLPDKANNTVHVRYLPLLGDYDAICTYSWGSAVLYWLYRAMCLATDTSVEGMAGCHTLLMSWIYYRLPFFAPNVTTAYSFPLATRWAGKKGQNDYAEQRLLRHRLRLDNLQVDEFVWQPYMDPQILYRVPADFLGHPHGDFYTAVVPLIFFRWIEILNVDRVLRQFEGKQGPPNPLLNIDTFHLQSARNDDGWWPVRLSEWFEIWANRQSDAYRLRIDRADTLRPSQK